In a single window of the Pseudomonas entomophila genome:
- a CDS encoding DUF4398 domain-containing protein encodes MIVPFNRKTLPLAGLLITLGGCASAVKPTEQIEIAHNAVNRAVAADATQYAPVRMFSAQRNLNAMERALGEHDYAEAKLLAVRAEVDAIAAEAEAGASKAEESADEARKAVDDIRKEGLQASGFSADKPTHP; translated from the coding sequence ATGATTGTCCCTTTCAACCGTAAGACCCTGCCGCTAGCCGGCCTGCTCATCACCCTGGGCGGCTGTGCCAGCGCAGTGAAACCCACCGAACAGATTGAAATTGCCCATAACGCGGTCAACCGTGCGGTTGCCGCTGATGCCACCCAATATGCACCGGTGAGGATGTTTTCGGCACAGCGCAACCTTAACGCCATGGAGCGAGCGTTGGGTGAGCACGATTACGCTGAAGCAAAACTTCTCGCTGTGCGCGCCGAGGTAGATGCGATCGCGGCCGAGGCCGAGGCTGGCGCCTCCAAGGCTGAAGAGAGCGCTGATGAGGCGAGGAAGGCGGTGGACGATATCCGTAAGGAAGGGCTACAGGCGTCTGGTTTTTCCGCTGACAAACCTACCCACCCATAA
- a CDS encoding PaaI family thioesterase, protein MTDSLQHLAAPEGICYGCGCAHPSGLHVQSHWDADGIHLLCRHTPDESFTGWPGLVYGGLLAMLVDCHSNWTAMAYHYRAEGREAGSLPRIDCVTGQLGLTYLKPTPMGVELLLKARVEGEVGRKSRVICEVWAGDVLTVRADSIFVRVDTEQLKHQAHQQGQR, encoded by the coding sequence ATGACCGATTCCCTGCAACACCTCGCCGCCCCCGAAGGTATCTGCTACGGCTGCGGCTGCGCTCACCCCAGCGGCCTGCATGTGCAGAGCCACTGGGATGCCGATGGCATCCACCTGTTGTGCCGCCACACCCCCGACGAGAGCTTCACCGGCTGGCCGGGCCTGGTCTATGGTGGCCTGCTGGCGATGCTGGTGGACTGCCATTCCAACTGGACTGCCATGGCTTACCATTACCGCGCCGAAGGTCGCGAGGCGGGCAGCCTGCCGCGGATCGACTGTGTCACCGGCCAACTCGGGCTGACCTACCTCAAGCCCACGCCCATGGGCGTCGAGCTGCTGCTCAAGGCGCGGGTCGAAGGTGAGGTCGGGCGCAAGAGCCGGGTGATCTGCGAGGTCTGGGCCGGTGATGTGCTGACCGTGCGTGCCGACTCGATATTCGTGAGAGTCGATACCGAGCAGCTCAAGCACCAGGCGCATCAACAGGGCCAGCGCTGA
- a CDS encoding amino acid permease, translating to MASPDNNKQRSLQHGLTSRQVSMISIAGIIGAGLFIGSSNAIATAGPAILISYAMTGLLVLLVMRMLGEMAIANPNSGSFSTYASEAIGPWAGFTIGWLYWWFWVLIIPVEAIAGADILHAYFPGVPSWLFAFLIMVVLSGSNLVSVKNFGAFEYWFALVKVVAIVAFIVVCSLAVLGFWPLAEVSGVSRLWDNGGFMPNGFGTVLGGVLITIFSFFGAEIVTIAADETANPKDKIRRATNLVVYRIAIFYLASIFLVVSLVAWNDPGLKAVGSFQRVLEVLNVPGAKLLVDLVVLVAVTSCMNSGLYTASRMLYSLGARGQALGMTKRISGAGVPTVAVVLSTLAGFAGCLVNYVFPGKVFGFLLSTTGAIALLVYLVIAVSQLRMRARAEREGRTLELQMWLFPWLTWLVIGTIGVVLGYMLFSDAYRYETLMTAGVTLFILLVSLTQRRNRVPALLNT from the coding sequence ATGGCATCGCCAGACAACAACAAACAGCGCTCCCTGCAACACGGCCTGACCTCGCGCCAGGTGTCCATGATCTCCATCGCCGGCATCATTGGCGCCGGGTTGTTCATCGGTTCCTCCAACGCCATCGCCACCGCCGGCCCGGCCATTCTCATTTCCTACGCCATGACCGGCCTGCTGGTGCTGCTGGTAATGCGCATGCTCGGTGAGATGGCCATTGCCAACCCCAACAGCGGTTCGTTCTCCACCTATGCCAGCGAGGCGATCGGGCCGTGGGCGGGCTTCACCATTGGCTGGCTGTACTGGTGGTTCTGGGTGCTGATCATCCCGGTCGAGGCCATCGCCGGCGCGGATATCCTGCATGCGTACTTCCCAGGTGTGCCGTCCTGGTTGTTCGCCTTCCTGATCATGGTCGTGCTGTCGGGCAGCAATTTGGTCAGTGTGAAGAACTTCGGCGCATTCGAGTACTGGTTCGCCCTGGTGAAGGTGGTCGCCATCGTTGCCTTCATCGTGGTCTGCAGCCTGGCGGTGTTGGGTTTCTGGCCGTTGGCCGAAGTGTCCGGGGTCAGTCGCCTGTGGGACAACGGCGGGTTCATGCCCAATGGTTTCGGCACGGTACTGGGCGGAGTGCTGATCACGATCTTCTCGTTCTTCGGCGCCGAGATCGTCACCATCGCCGCCGACGAGACCGCCAACCCGAAAGACAAGATCCGCCGCGCCACCAACCTTGTGGTGTACCGCATCGCCATCTTCTATCTGGCGTCGATTTTCCTGGTGGTGTCGCTGGTGGCCTGGAACGACCCGGGGCTCAAGGCGGTCGGTTCGTTCCAGCGGGTACTGGAGGTGCTGAACGTGCCGGGTGCCAAGCTGCTGGTCGACCTGGTGGTGCTGGTGGCGGTCACCAGTTGCATGAACTCCGGCTTGTATACGGCCTCGCGCATGCTCTATTCGCTGGGGGCTCGCGGTCAGGCATTGGGCATGACCAAGCGTATTTCCGGTGCCGGTGTGCCGACGGTGGCGGTCGTGCTTTCGACGTTGGCGGGGTTTGCCGGTTGCCTGGTCAACTATGTGTTCCCCGGCAAGGTATTTGGTTTCCTGCTGTCCACTACAGGTGCCATCGCCTTGCTGGTGTACCTGGTGATCGCCGTATCGCAATTGCGCATGCGCGCACGTGCCGAGCGGGAAGGGCGCACACTGGAGTTGCAGATGTGGTTGTTCCCATGGCTGACCTGGCTGGTGATCGGCACTATCGGCGTGGTGCTGGGCTACATGCTGTTCAGTGATGCCTACCGCTACGAAACGCTGATGACCGCCGGGGTGACGCTGTTCATCCTGCTGGTATCGCTGACCCAGCGGCGCAATCGGGTCCCGGCGTTGCTCAACACCTGA
- the gcvA gene encoding transcriptional regulator GcvA codes for MSRRLMPSTTALQCFEAAARHLSFTRAAQELHLTQSAVSKQVAQLEEMLAHPLFQRIRRRLHLTPAGALYLAEVNKILTQIDISSRYILSYGDETEVLRIATQPTFGARWLVPRLKGFGDRHPRIHLDIRNELEPFDLVQAKADIAFFFGQGTWPGATCIELFSEEVVPVCAPCLAQRRFASAEALTEHRLLQCASRPEAWHEWFLGLGLHSQNSYHGPRFDTFYLCIRAAIAGCGIALIPRYLVAEELAEGKLVVAWDHPLASNGRHFMAHAEHAAEAPKVRAFVQWIRERVAQGT; via the coding sequence ATGTCCAGACGCCTGATGCCCTCCACCACCGCCCTGCAATGCTTCGAGGCGGCTGCCCGCCACCTGAGCTTCACCCGTGCCGCGCAGGAGCTGCACCTGACCCAGAGCGCGGTCAGCAAGCAGGTGGCGCAGCTTGAAGAGATGCTGGCCCACCCGCTGTTCCAGCGCATCCGCAGGCGCCTGCACCTGACCCCGGCGGGCGCGCTGTACCTGGCCGAAGTGAACAAGATCCTCACCCAGATCGACATCTCCAGCCGCTACATCCTCAGCTACGGCGACGAGACCGAAGTGCTGCGCATCGCCACCCAGCCCACCTTCGGTGCGCGTTGGCTGGTGCCCAGGCTGAAGGGCTTCGGCGATCGCCACCCGCGCATCCACCTGGATATCCGCAACGAACTCGAGCCCTTCGACCTGGTGCAGGCCAAGGCCGACATCGCCTTTTTCTTCGGCCAGGGCACCTGGCCGGGGGCAACCTGTATCGAACTGTTCAGTGAGGAGGTGGTGCCGGTCTGCGCGCCATGCTTGGCGCAACGTCGCTTTGCCAGCGCAGAGGCCCTGACCGAGCACCGCCTGCTGCAATGCGCCTCGCGCCCGGAGGCTTGGCACGAGTGGTTCCTGGGCCTAGGCCTGCACAGCCAGAACAGTTACCACGGGCCGCGCTTCGACACGTTCTACCTGTGCATCCGCGCCGCCATCGCCGGTTGCGGCATCGCCCTGATTCCACGCTATCTCGTGGCCGAAGAGCTGGCCGAGGGCAAGCTGGTGGTGGCCTGGGATCATCCGCTGGCGAGCAACGGCCGGCATTTCATGGCCCATGCCGAGCATGCAGCCGAGGCGCCCAAGGTGCGGGCGTTCGTGCAGTGGATTCGCGAGCGGGTGGCACAAGGCACCTGA
- a CDS encoding 2-aminoadipate transaminase — MNPEGISQSIAIVHPITLSHGRNAEVWDTDGKRYIDFVGGIGVLNLGHCNPAVVEAIQQQAARLTHYAFNAAPHGPYLELMERLRQFVPVSYPLAGMLTNSGAEAAENALKAARAATGKRAIIAFDGGFHGRTLATLNLNGKVAPYKQRVGELPGPVFHLPYPSPDTGVSCEQALEAMERLFSVELAVEDVAAFIFEPVQGEGGFLALDPTFAQTLRRFCDEHEILIIIDEIQSGFGRTGQRFAFPRLGIEPDLLLLAKSIAGGMPLGAVVGRQAIMGALPKGGLGGTYSGNPIACAAALASLAQMTDMNIATWGERQEQAIVARHARWKASGGCAGLGRLTGTGAMRGLEFVNPDGSPAPTLLAKMLETARNRGLLLMPSGKARHIIRLLAPLTIEPEVLEEGLDILEQCLMELN, encoded by the coding sequence ATGAATCCGGAAGGTATCAGCCAATCCATCGCCATCGTTCACCCGATCACACTTTCCCATGGCCGCAACGCTGAAGTCTGGGACACCGATGGCAAGCGCTACATCGACTTCGTCGGCGGTATCGGTGTGCTCAACCTGGGCCATTGCAACCCCGCCGTGGTCGAGGCGATCCAGCAGCAAGCAGCGCGCCTGACCCATTACGCCTTCAACGCCGCCCCCCACGGCCCGTACCTGGAGCTGATGGAGCGCCTGCGCCAGTTCGTCCCGGTCAGCTACCCACTGGCGGGCATGCTCACCAACAGCGGCGCGGAGGCGGCGGAAAATGCCCTCAAGGCCGCCCGCGCCGCCACCGGCAAGCGTGCCATCATCGCCTTCGATGGCGGCTTCCACGGACGCACCCTGGCCACCCTCAACCTCAACGGCAAGGTCGCGCCGTACAAGCAGCGTGTGGGCGAATTGCCCGGCCCGGTCTTTCACCTGCCTTATCCCAGCCCGGACACCGGGGTGAGCTGCGAACAGGCCCTGGAAGCCATGGAGCGCCTGTTCAGCGTGGAGTTGGCGGTGGAAGACGTGGCGGCGTTCATCTTCGAGCCGGTACAGGGCGAAGGCGGCTTCCTCGCCCTCGACCCCACCTTCGCCCAGACACTGCGCCGCTTCTGCGACGAACACGAAATCCTGATCATCATCGACGAAATTCAGTCCGGTTTTGGCCGCACCGGCCAGCGCTTTGCCTTTCCCAGGCTAGGCATCGAGCCAGACTTGCTGCTGCTGGCCAAGAGCATTGCCGGTGGCATGCCGCTAGGTGCGGTGGTCGGGCGGCAGGCGATCATGGGCGCGCTACCCAAGGGCGGACTGGGCGGGACCTATTCCGGCAATCCGATCGCCTGCGCGGCGGCGCTGGCGAGCCTGGCGCAGATGACCGACATGAACATCGCCACCTGGGGCGAGCGACAGGAACAGGCCATCGTGGCGCGTCATGCACGCTGGAAGGCATCAGGGGGGTGTGCCGGACTCGGCCGCCTGACAGGCACCGGCGCCATGCGCGGGCTCGAGTTCGTAAACCCGGACGGCAGCCCGGCACCGACGCTGCTGGCCAAGATGCTAGAGACGGCTCGGAACAGAGGCTTGCTGCTGATGCCCAGTGGCAAGGCGCGGCACATCATTCGCCTGCTGGCCCCGCTGACCATCGAGCCCGAGGTGCTCGAGGAAGGGCTGGATATCCTCGAGCAGTGCCTCATGGAGCTGAACTGA
- the fusA gene encoding elongation factor G, with protein sequence MARTTPIELYRNIGIVAHVDAGKTTTTERILFYTGVNHKMGEVHDGAATMDWMAQEQERGITITSAATTAFWQGSTKQFADKYRFNIIDTPGHVDFTIEVERSLRVLDGAVVVFSGADGVEPQSETVWRQANKYHVPRLAYVNKMDRQGADFLRVVKQIDQRLGHHPVPIQLAIGAEENFIGQIDLVKMKAIYWNDADQGTSYREEEIPAELKALADEWRAHMIEAAAEANDELTTKFLEGQELTIDEIKAALRQRTIANEIVPTILGSSFKNKGVPLMLDAVIDYLPAPSEIPAIKGTDPDHEDKHLERHADDKEPFSALAFKIATDPFVGTLTFARVYSGVLSSGNAVLNSVKGKKERIGRMVQMHANQRAEIKDVCAGDIAALIGMKDVTTGDTLCDIDKPIILERMDFPDPVISVAVEPKTKGDQEKMGIALGKLAQEDPSFRVKTDEETGQTIISGMGELHLDIIVDRMRREFNVEANIGKPQVAYREKIRNTCEIEGRFVRQSGGRGQYGHCWIRFAPGDEGKEGLEFINEIVGGVVPREYIPAIQKGIEEQMKNGVLAGYPLINLKAAVYDGSYHDVDSNEMAYKIAASMATKQLSQKGGAVLLEPVMKVEVVTPEEYQGDIMGDLSRRRGMIQDGDETPAGKVIRAEVPLGEMFGYATSMRSMTQGRASYTMEFTRYAEAPASIADAIVKKNRGE encoded by the coding sequence ATGGCCCGCACGACCCCCATCGAGCTCTACCGCAACATCGGTATCGTTGCCCACGTGGATGCCGGCAAGACCACCACCACCGAGCGGATCCTGTTCTACACCGGGGTCAACCACAAGATGGGCGAGGTGCACGACGGCGCCGCGACCATGGACTGGATGGCCCAAGAGCAGGAGCGCGGCATCACCATCACCTCGGCGGCCACCACCGCGTTCTGGCAGGGCTCGACCAAACAGTTCGCCGACAAGTACCGCTTCAACATCATCGACACCCCCGGCCACGTCGACTTCACCATCGAGGTGGAGCGCTCGCTGCGCGTGCTCGATGGCGCGGTGGTGGTGTTCAGCGGCGCCGATGGCGTCGAGCCGCAATCCGAAACGGTGTGGCGCCAGGCCAACAAGTACCATGTGCCGCGCCTGGCCTACGTCAACAAGATGGACCGCCAGGGCGCCGACTTCCTGCGCGTGGTCAAGCAGATCGACCAGCGCCTGGGGCACCACCCGGTGCCGATCCAGCTGGCCATCGGCGCCGAGGAGAACTTCATCGGCCAGATCGACCTGGTGAAGATGAAAGCCATCTACTGGAACGACGCCGACCAGGGCACCAGCTATCGCGAAGAAGAGATTCCGGCCGAGCTCAAGGCACTGGCCGATGAATGGCGCGCGCACATGATCGAGGCAGCGGCCGAAGCCAACGACGAGCTGACCACGAAATTCCTCGAAGGCCAGGAGCTGACCATCGACGAAATCAAGGCAGCCCTGCGCCAGCGCACCATCGCCAACGAGATCGTGCCGACCATCCTCGGCTCGTCATTCAAGAACAAAGGCGTACCGCTGATGCTCGACGCGGTGATCGACTACCTCCCCGCCCCCTCCGAGATCCCGGCGATCAAGGGCACCGACCCGGACCACGAAGACAAGCACCTGGAGCGCCATGCCGACGACAAGGAGCCTTTCTCGGCCCTGGCCTTCAAGATCGCCACCGACCCCTTCGTCGGCACCCTGACCTTCGCCCGGGTGTATTCCGGCGTGCTCAGCTCCGGCAACGCCGTGCTCAATTCGGTGAAGGGCAAGAAGGAACGCATCGGCCGCATGGTGCAGATGCATGCCAACCAACGCGCCGAGATCAAGGACGTGTGCGCCGGCGACATCGCCGCGCTGATCGGCATGAAGGACGTCACCACCGGCGACACCCTGTGCGACATCGACAAGCCGATCATCCTCGAACGCATGGACTTCCCCGACCCGGTGATCTCGGTGGCAGTGGAGCCCAAGACCAAGGGCGACCAGGAGAAGATGGGCATCGCCCTGGGCAAGCTGGCCCAGGAGGACCCGTCGTTCCGGGTCAAGACCGACGAAGAGACCGGCCAGACCATCATTTCAGGCATGGGCGAGCTGCACCTGGACATCATCGTCGACCGCATGCGCCGCGAGTTCAACGTCGAGGCCAATATCGGCAAGCCGCAAGTGGCCTACCGCGAGAAGATCCGCAACACCTGCGAGATCGAGGGGCGCTTCGTCCGCCAGTCGGGCGGTCGTGGCCAGTACGGCCATTGCTGGATCCGTTTCGCCCCGGGCGATGAAGGCAAGGAAGGGCTGGAGTTCATCAACGAGATTGTCGGTGGCGTAGTCCCTCGCGAATACATCCCGGCCATCCAGAAAGGCATCGAGGAGCAGATGAAGAATGGCGTGCTCGCCGGTTATCCGCTGATCAACCTCAAGGCGGCGGTGTACGACGGTTCGTACCACGACGTCGACTCCAACGAGATGGCCTACAAGATCGCCGCCTCAATGGCCACCAAGCAACTGTCGCAGAAAGGCGGCGCGGTGCTGCTGGAACCGGTGATGAAAGTCGAGGTGGTGACGCCCGAGGAGTACCAGGGCGACATCATGGGCGACCTGAGCCGACGCCGGGGGATGATCCAGGATGGCGACGAGACGCCGGCCGGCAAGGTGATCCGCGCCGAGGTGCCGCTGGGCGAGATGTTCGGCTACGCCACCTCGATGCGCTCGATGACCCAGGGCCGGGCCAGCTACACGATGGAGTTCACCCGCTATGCCGAGGCACCGGCGAGCATTGCCGATGCCATCGTCAAGAAGAACCGCGGGGAATAG
- a CDS encoding SulP family inorganic anion transporter, translated as MKPARLRADLLAGLTTSFALVPECIAFALVAHLNPLMGLYGAFIICTLTALFGGRPGMISGAAGSMAVVIVALVVQHGAQYLLATVLLGGGVMILFGVLRLGKLVRLVPYPVMLGFVNGLAIVIALAQLEHFKEGEHWLSGTPLYLMIGLVALTMLVVYVLPKLTRVVPPALVAILGVGLLVYLFGLPTRTLGDMAHIAGGLPQLALPEVPWSLETLKIIAPYALLMAMVGLLETLLTLNLTDEITESRGYPDRECVALGAANMVSGLCGGMGGCAMIGQTVINLSSNGRGRLSGVVAGVMILLFVLFLSPLIERIPLAALVGVMFVVAQQTFAWASLRVLNKVPVSDVLAIIAVTVVTVLTDLAMAVMFGIVIAAINFAWQHARELYADSHDDGEGGKRYQVHGTLFFASTTPFLNQFDPANDPAKVTLDCQHLSFVDYSAIAALQTLRERYAKAGKHLRVVHLSERCKKLLKRAGEQH; from the coding sequence ATGAAACCTGCTCGTCTACGCGCCGACCTGCTCGCCGGCCTCACCACTTCGTTCGCCCTGGTGCCCGAGTGCATCGCCTTCGCCCTGGTGGCCCACCTCAACCCGCTGATGGGCCTGTACGGTGCCTTCATCATCTGTACCCTGACCGCGCTGTTCGGCGGCCGCCCGGGCATGATCTCCGGCGCTGCTGGCTCCATGGCGGTGGTGATCGTCGCCCTGGTGGTGCAGCATGGGGCCCAGTACCTGCTGGCCACGGTGCTGCTCGGCGGGGGGGTGATGATCCTGTTCGGCGTGCTGCGCCTGGGCAAGCTGGTGCGGCTGGTGCCCTACCCGGTGATGCTCGGCTTCGTCAACGGCCTGGCCATCGTCATTGCCTTGGCCCAGTTGGAGCACTTCAAGGAGGGCGAGCACTGGCTCAGCGGCACACCGCTTTACCTGATGATCGGCCTGGTGGCGTTGACCATGCTGGTGGTCTACGTGCTACCAAAGCTGACCCGCGTCGTACCGCCCGCGCTGGTGGCGATCCTCGGTGTCGGCCTGTTGGTCTACCTGTTCGGCCTGCCGACCCGCACCCTCGGTGATATGGCGCACATCGCCGGGGGCCTGCCGCAACTGGCGCTGCCGGAGGTGCCCTGGAGCCTCGAGACCCTGAAGATCATCGCGCCCTATGCATTGCTGATGGCCATGGTTGGCTTGCTGGAAACCCTGCTGACCCTCAACCTCACCGACGAAATTACCGAGAGCCGCGGCTACCCGGACCGCGAATGCGTGGCGCTGGGCGCTGCCAACATGGTCTCGGGCCTGTGCGGTGGCATGGGGGGCTGCGCGATGATCGGCCAGACCGTGATCAACCTCAGCTCCAATGGCCGTGGCCGGCTGTCGGGCGTGGTAGCCGGGGTGATGATCCTGCTGTTCGTACTGTTCCTGTCGCCGCTGATCGAGCGCATCCCGCTGGCGGCGCTGGTGGGAGTGATGTTCGTGGTCGCCCAGCAGACCTTCGCCTGGGCCTCCTTGCGGGTGCTGAACAAGGTGCCGGTGAGCGATGTGCTGGCGATCATCGCGGTGACGGTGGTCACGGTGCTCACCGACCTGGCCATGGCGGTCATGTTCGGTATCGTCATCGCCGCGATCAATTTCGCCTGGCAGCATGCGCGGGAGCTGTATGCCGACAGCCATGACGATGGCGAAGGCGGCAAGCGTTACCAGGTGCATGGCACACTGTTCTTTGCCTCGACCACGCCGTTCCTGAATCAGTTCGACCCGGCCAACGATCCGGCCAAGGTCACCCTGGATTGCCAGCACCTGAGCTTTGTCGATTACTCGGCGATTGCGGCGTTGCAAACCTTGCGTGAGCGCTATGCCAAGGCGGGCAAGCATCTGCGCGTAGTGCACCTGTCGGAGCGCTGCAAGAAGCTGCTCAAGCGGGCTGGCGAGCAGCACTGA
- a CDS encoding secretin N-terminal domain-containing protein — MFTPPAEIMDMPLRPLIASLLLAASLTAQAATEVIPLQHRGSAELLPAAQSFLGKDGTVSTFEDKLIVNAPPERIDDLRSLLQQLDTAPKRLLISVDNNDRNFQDNHGNARVIQYGTANREGGLQQVQASEGQPALIQVGQSVPITSTATDGYGRLQSNTEYRNVTQGFYVTPRLSGDTVRLQISTNNDRMSQERPDVVKVQSTDTTVTGKLGEWITLAGYNQQSQADISASSRTYSTQRGENMTLRVKVDLLD, encoded by the coding sequence ATGTTCACTCCACCCGCGGAGATCATGGACATGCCGCTACGCCCCCTCATCGCCTCCCTGCTGCTGGCCGCCAGCCTCACCGCCCAGGCCGCCACCGAGGTCATCCCCCTGCAGCACCGCGGCAGCGCCGAGCTGCTGCCCGCCGCCCAGTCTTTCCTGGGCAAGGACGGCACCGTCAGCACCTTCGAGGACAAGTTGATCGTCAACGCACCTCCTGAGCGCATCGACGACCTGCGCAGCCTGCTGCAGCAGCTCGATACCGCACCCAAGCGCCTGCTGATCAGCGTCGACAACAACGACCGCAACTTCCAGGACAACCACGGCAACGCACGGGTAATCCAGTACGGCACCGCCAACCGCGAAGGCGGCCTGCAGCAGGTGCAGGCCAGCGAAGGGCAACCGGCGCTGATCCAGGTCGGCCAGAGCGTCCCGATCACCAGCACCGCCACCGACGGTTATGGGCGCCTGCAGAGCAACACCGAGTACCGCAACGTCACCCAGGGTTTCTATGTCACGCCACGCCTGAGCGGCGACACGGTGCGCCTGCAGATCAGCACCAACAACGACCGCATGAGCCAGGAGCGACCCGATGTAGTGAAGGTACAAAGCACCGACACGACCGTCACCGGCAAGCTTGGTGAATGGATCACCCTGGCCGGATACAACCAACAGAGCCAGGCCGATATCAGTGCATCAAGCCGCACCTACAGCACCCAGCGCGGTGAAAACATGACGCTGCGCGTCAAAGTCGACCTTCTCGACTGA
- the aceA gene encoding isocitrate lyase, whose product MALTREQQIAALEKDWAENPRWKGVTRTYTAADVVRLRGSLQPEHTFARQGAEKLWKLVTEGAHPSFRPEKDFVNCMGALTGGQAVQQVKAGIQAIYLSGWQVAADNNSAESMYPDQSLYPVDSVPTVVKRINNAFRRADQIQWKAGKNPGDDGYIDYFAPIVADAEAGFGGVLNAYELMKNMIEAGAAGVHFEDQLASVKKCGHMGGKVLVPTQEAVQKLVAARLAADVSGVPTIILARTDANAADLLTSDCDPYDQPFVIGERTREGFYKVRAGLDQAIARGLAYAPYADLIWCETAKPDLDEARRFAEAIKKEYPDQILSYNCSPSFNWKKNLDDATIAKFQRELSAMGYKHQFITLAGIHNMWHGMFNLAHDYARNDMTAYVKLQEQEFADASKGYTFVAHQQEVGTGYFDDMTTVIQGGASSVTALTGSTEEEQFH is encoded by the coding sequence ATGGCACTGACACGCGAACAGCAAATTGCAGCCCTCGAGAAAGACTGGGCCGAAAACCCGCGCTGGAAAGGCGTGACCCGTACCTACACCGCCGCTGATGTCGTTCGCCTGCGTGGCTCGTTGCAGCCAGAGCACACCTTTGCTCGCCAAGGCGCAGAAAAACTGTGGAAGCTGGTCACCGAAGGTGCTCACCCGTCCTTCCGCCCAGAAAAAGATTTCGTCAACTGCATGGGCGCCCTGACCGGCGGCCAGGCAGTGCAGCAGGTAAAAGCCGGCATCCAGGCCATCTACCTGTCTGGCTGGCAGGTTGCCGCCGACAACAACTCGGCCGAGTCGATGTACCCCGACCAGTCGCTGTACCCGGTCGACTCGGTACCGACCGTGGTCAAGCGCATCAACAACGCCTTCCGCCGCGCCGACCAGATCCAGTGGAAAGCCGGCAAGAACCCGGGCGACGATGGCTACATCGACTACTTCGCACCGATCGTGGCTGACGCCGAAGCCGGTTTCGGCGGCGTGCTGAACGCCTACGAGCTGATGAAGAACATGATCGAAGCGGGCGCTGCCGGCGTGCACTTCGAAGACCAGCTGGCCTCGGTGAAAAAATGCGGCCACATGGGTGGCAAGGTACTGGTGCCAACACAAGAAGCCGTGCAGAAGCTGGTTGCAGCGCGTCTGGCCGCAGACGTGTCGGGCGTACCGACCATCATCCTGGCCCGTACCGACGCCAACGCCGCCGACCTGCTGACCAGCGACTGCGACCCGTACGACCAGCCGTTCGTGATCGGCGAGCGCACCCGTGAAGGCTTCTACAAGGTGCGTGCCGGCCTCGACCAGGCCATCGCCCGCGGCCTGGCGTATGCCCCGTACGCCGACCTGATCTGGTGTGAAACCGCCAAGCCGGACCTGGACGAAGCCCGCCGCTTCGCCGAGGCGATCAAGAAGGAGTACCCAGACCAGATCCTGTCGTACAACTGCTCGCCATCGTTCAACTGGAAGAAGAACCTGGACGACGCCACCATTGCCAAGTTCCAGCGCGAACTCTCGGCCATGGGCTACAAGCACCAGTTCATCACCCTGGCCGGCATTCACAACATGTGGCACGGCATGTTCAACCTGGCGCACGACTATGCCCGCAACGACATGACCGCCTACGTGAAGCTGCAGGAGCAGGAATTCGCCGATGCCAGCAAAGGCTACACCTTCGTGGCGCACCAGCAGGAAGTCGGCACTGGCTACTTCGACGACATGACCACCGTGATCCAGGGTGGCGCATCGTCGGTAACCGCACTGACCGGTTCGACCGAGGAAGAGCAGTTCCACTGA
- a CDS encoding delta-60 repeat domain-containing protein, producing MSDTTKAGQLDPEFASQGRFSHSAYDHLGPITLIDSNQKTLVSSAPRGLSALKLLRLKPEGVLDTEFGTQGVTTVEYEGASRVFLTGIVTDESGRIFVVGDYNYASDSYYPMIVRLLANGKPDTSFGEDNKAYRVYNNQLHIES from the coding sequence ATGTCGGACACCACCAAAGCAGGACAGCTAGACCCTGAATTCGCTTCGCAGGGGCGCTTTTCACACAGTGCTTACGACCACCTCGGCCCGATCACCCTAATCGATTCAAACCAGAAAACCCTTGTTTCCTCGGCGCCAAGGGGCTTGTCCGCCCTCAAGCTGCTGCGCCTCAAACCTGAGGGTGTGCTTGATACCGAATTCGGTACGCAAGGGGTCACAACAGTGGAGTATGAAGGGGCTTCACGCGTGTTCCTGACCGGGATCGTAACGGACGAATCCGGGCGAATTTTCGTAGTTGGCGACTACAACTACGCCTCGGATTCGTATTACCCCATGATCGTTCGCTTGCTGGCCAATGGAAAGCCCGACACCAGCTTCGGGGAAGACAACAAAGCCTATCGCGTCTATAACAATCAGCTCCACATCGAAAGCTGA